AGTTAAACAAGAATGGTGCAGAATGGGATCATATTAGACCTGGAGATCAAGTTAATTTTGTCGATGGTCTTAATACTAAGCTGAATATGACAGGCAAAGGTCCTGCATCAATTACCTTTGATGTTGCTTCACAAAACGTTTCTGCTAATCCTAATGGTTCGCTAAAAGTTGATGGAGATGAAGCTGGCTTTGTTAAAGCAGAAAGCGTGAGGGATGCTATTAACAACTCTGGTTGGAATGTTGCTATTGGCACAACAGGCACTGGAACTAAGGGAACTGATACAGGTTCAAAATTAGTAAATCCAGGTAACACAGTAACCTTCACCGCAGGCGATGGTATTGAAATCAGCCAAAATGATAAAAATATCACCATTAAAACAAAAACTCCGCCACAAAAACCGTATAAATTTACCGCAGCGGCAGGTGATGGTAATGAGAGTGATGTTGGTAATGGCAAAACGCTGAGCATTTTGGGTGATGCAGATGGTGATGGTGCAACAGGATTAGTTGAAACTGCGTTGGAGGCTAATAATGAAAACCCAAATATTGTTGTTTCGTTAAAGACCGTTAAACAGATTCCAACCGCTAAAGGTACAGCAGGTAATAAGAATAATAGGTCTAAACCAACGGGGGCATTAGATAAGGCTACTACTGATGACCTCGTTGTTACAGGTAAAACGTTAGTTGATGCGGTGAATAACTCAGGTTTCCGTTTACAAGCAGTAAAAGGAACAGGAACAGTAAACTCTGCGGATGATGGAGAGCCAACTGATCCAGCACTTATTCAATCAGGTAATTTAATGCAGCTTGAGGCAGGCGACAATATTGATTTAGCTCAAGACGGCAAAAAAATTACAATTAACGCTAAATTCGAAACCACAGACATTCCTGTTGATAATACAACGGGTGCAGTTGGTGATGTTACTAATGGCGATAAGCTTGTTAATGGCACAACTGTTGCAGAGGCGATCAAAAAGTCAGGTTGGAACTTAAATATTGCCCGTGATGATGTAGATTTTGCGGATCTAGCTGGTAATAATAAGTCTAAAGTAAGCCCAGGCGATGAAGCGATCTTCAAAGCAGGTAAAAACTTAAAAATCAAAAAAGAGGGTAACAATGTTACCTATGCAACGAAAGATACGGTTGATTTTACGCACGTTAATTCAACAAACGGAATTACATTAGGTGATTCAACAAAACCATTGAATTTAACCTCAACAGGTACTGCAGATAAGCCAGTTCTGACTGTTGGAGATGCAGGTAAGCCAGCTACGATCACTAATTTAAATGGTACATTACCAGTTACCAAAAATACTAGTGAGCCAACATTAAAACAAGACGCTCCACAATTATCTGATGCGCAATTAACTAACGCAGCAACAGTGGGCGATGTGTTAAATGCAGGTTGGAATTTACGTGGTGCGAAAACTGCAGGTGGTGATGCAGAAGATGTTGATTTCGTTAAACCTTATGATACGGTTGAATTTGTATCAGGTGACAAAGAAACCACAGATGTTGTTGTCACAACTGATAATAATAAATCAACAGTAACAATTAAAGCGAAAGTTAAGCCAATTGAAACAACTGATTTAACTGTAGATGAGGCAGCTGATTCAGCCAATTTAGGTAAAGTTGTGAAACCAGCAGAGGCTGATAAAACTAAATTAGTTACTGCGGAAAACTTAACAAATGCAATTAATAATTCTGGTTGGGTTGCAACAGCAGGTGGTAATTTAGACGGTAATGCAACGAAAGAATTAGTGAAGGCTGGTGAGGTAGTAACCTTTAAAGCAGGCAAAAACCTTGTTGTGAAACAAGAAGGTCAAAACTTCACTTATTCAACAGCGGAAAACGTGAGCTTTACGCATGTAAATTCAACTAATGGTATTACGTTAGGTAATGATACAAAACCAGTTAATTTAACTGCTAATGATGATGGTAACTTACAAGTTGGTAATGCAACGGGTGCACCAGTTAAAATTACTAATGTTGCTCCAGCGGAGTTATCTTCAGACAGCAAAGATGCGGTAAACGGTAGCCAGTTATATACATTAGGTGATACAACCGCAAACGTATTAGGTGGTGGCGCTAAATTTAATACCACAACGGGTGCGATTGATAAACCGACCTTTAATGTAGCAATGCCAAATGGTTCAAACGTAGAAGGTCATAATACTGTTGGTGATGCAATCAATGCGTTAAATGCCTCAGTAAACTTACCGCTTACCTTTGCAGGTAACCAAAATAATGGTGCGAATACGACGCAAAAATTAGGCTCAACCCTAAATATCAAAGGTGGTTTAGCTGAAGGTGGTTCAAACAAAAATGTGGGGACCAACGTTACTTCAGCGGGTAACTTAGAGATCGTATTCTCAGAGAACCCAGAGTTCAAATCAGTGAATCTAACGAATGAGGCGGGTACAGTAAACTTAACGCCAACAGCAGATGGTTTAAATGTAAGCAAAGCAAATGGCGATCCAGCAAAAATTGGTAATGTAGCAAATGGTACAGATCCAAATGATGCAGTGAACTTAAGCCAGTTAAATGCAAGCAAAACGTTTGTTGATGCGACAGGTCCAGTAACTGTAACTCCACATGTAGATACTAATAATGGTACAACTTATACAGTAAGTGTAAAGACCACAACCTTAACGCCAAACACGACGGCTGGATCGGCAGGTAGAGTTGATGTGCCAAAAGATCAAGGTGCAAGCCTAATGAATGCAAGTAAAGTTGCAGAAGCGATTAATAAATCAGGCTTTAACTTAGTAGCTAAGGAAAATGGTGGTTTATTAGGTAATAGTACTGCTTCAGCAGAAGGAAAACAGATTAACCCAGGTGAAAACTTCACTTTAGATGCGGGAACTAATATTAAGATTACCCAAGTTGAAAATGGTTATGAAGTAGCGACGAAAACAGACTTGAATGTAACTTCAATTAGTGTTGGAGGTAGCCGTGGTAATGCAACTACCGATGGTACTTTAGGCGCGCCATCAGTTATTCTGGAAGATAATGCAGGTAATGGTGAAGTTAAAGTTCATGGCGAAAAAGGTGAGATGGTAGGCATTTTTGGTGATAATGCGACTATTGTCTTAGGTAAAGGAGAGATAAAAGATGATATGCCAGAGACGGCTGCAGCTTTAACTATCAATAAAGGACCGAGTGGCGTTGAGCCAAAAGATGGTGAAAAAGAGAAGACTCGCTTTGAATATATAACAGAAACTGGTGCTACAGAAGTTATTGCAACACTGAATGATGGTTTGAAATTTAAAGGTGATAATGAAACTGTTATCAATAAGACATTAAATTCACAACTTGATATTGTTGGTGGAGCGGATAATGCTACTCTTACTGAGAACAATATCGGCGTAAATGCAAAAGACGGTAAATTATTTGTTCAATTATCAAAAGACATTAATTTAACGCCAAATGGTAGCTTAACGGTTGGGCCAGTAACGATCAATAAAGATGGTATTGATGCAGGTAATAAACCAATTACTAATGTAACTAGTACTTTACCAGATACATTCAATGGCATTCCTAGTGATGAAAACCCTAATCCTGCTACTAAATCTCAAGATGTACCAAACTTAGAGCAAGCAGATTACAAACATGCAGCAACAGTAGGTGATGTATTAAATGCGGGTTGGAATCTACAAAATAATGGCGATGCAAAAGACTTTGTTAAGCCATATGATACGGTGAATTTTGTTGACGGCGGTAATACAAAGTCTGTAGTCACAACAAGTGAAGATGGTAAAACGAGTAATGTGTCTGTTAACGTAGTTGGTTTACCGGTTCAATACACAGCAGAGGATGGTACACCGGTCGCGAAAGTAGGCGATAAGTTCTACAAAGTTGATGAAAATGGTAATCCAACCACAACGGAAGTTGCTCCAGCAAACTTAGTTGCGAATATGATTAACCCAGCGGCTAAACCAAATGAAATGGGTGCGCCAACGACATTAGGTAATGTTGAGCAAGGGGCTAAAGTTATTAATAGCGGTGATAATACAGCGAAAAATAGCAATGGCGATGCTCTTGTGAAAGCTAATGATGGTAACTGGTATAAAGCAGGTGATGTTACTGATGGTAAAGCGAATCCAAATGTAGAGAAACAGGTTGTAGATGGAACTAAATCAGGTACAGGTGGTTTGTTAGACTTAGCAAATTCAACCAATACCAATGCAGTTACCGTAGCCGATCTGAAAGATATGGGTTGGGTAGTTGGAGCACCGCAGACAGAAGGTGGATATACCGATCAAGTTCGTAATGCAAATAAAGTTGATTTTATTGGCGAAGGTTTAGCGAAAGTTACGGGTAAAACTAATGCGACGACGGGTGTTCGTGAAATTACTGTGTCAGTAAATGTAGGCGATGTTATTACAAGCGAAGTATCAAAAGATGGTAATAAGCTTGTTAATGTAGGGGATAAATACTATAACCCAGCAGACATTGATACAGAGACAGGTAAACCGAAAGAAGGAAAAGCACCGGTAGCAATCAAACAGGGTGATAAATTCTATGCACCAGACCAATTTAAGGCTGATGGTACATTGAAAGAGAATCCGCAAGAAGTTGCTGGAGTAACTGAAAATAAAAATGCGGGAGCAGGTTTAGTTACAGGTAACCAAGTGGCTGATGCGATTCAACGTTCAGGTTTTGTAGTTGGTAAGCAAAATAAATTACTTGCAGCGGACGACTTCAAAAATGAAGATGAGCGTGTAAACCCAGACGATAATTTACGTTTTGCGAATGGTAAAAATACCGATGTGAAATTGGCAACGAAAGCGGCAGTAGATGCGTCAGGTAAGGTAGTTACAGAGACAACGGTTAAAGTGGATGTAGATTTACCAATCGACTTCAAATATACCGATGCAACAGGTAAAGAGTACGTAAAAGCGAATGACGGCAAATTCTATGAGAAAGGTGCAGTTAATCCAGACGGTACTTTAGTGCCAGCAGCAGAAGGTCAGCCAGCGCCAACCGCATTATCTAATGAAGAGGTGAGCAAGCTAAATAAAGGTGCGCAGTTAACAAACGGTATGAATGAAAACGGCAAACCAAATGCGGCTTACGATGTTCAAGATGCAGTTGAAAAAGCAGCGGAAAAAGCAGTTAAAGATACTTTAGCGGCAAATCCAAATGCAACGCCGGCAGAATTAGCTGAAGCAGTTTCAAAAGCGAAAGGTGAAGCGATTAAAGCAAATCCTGAAGCGAAAGATACAATTACAGCAGGAACAGGCGGAGTAACGTTAGATAACGTAGCGTGGGCAACTAAACCAGATCAAGCAGTGAATAAAGATCAATTAGATCAAACTGTGAATAAATCAGGTTTCTTTGTGAAACAAAACGGTAAATCAACGCTAGACGCTAACGAAAATGCAACGGAAGATGCGAAAACAGAAAAAGTAACGCCAAATGATGTTGTGAACTTTGTAAATGGTGGAAATACTGTTGCGAAAGCGGTAACGGAACGTGATGAAAAAACAGGTCAAGATGTTACTAATGTAACATATAACGTAGTTGGTTTACCGGTTCAATACACAGCAGAGGATGGTACACCGGTCGCGAAAGTAGGCGATAAGTTCTACAAAGTTGATGAAAATGGTAATCCAACCACAACGGAAGTTGCTCCAGCAAACTTAGTTGCGAATATGATTAACCCAGCGGCTAAACCAAATGAAATGGGTGCGCCAACGACATTAGGTAATGTTGAGCAAGGGGCTAAAGTTATTAATAGCGGTGATAATACAGCGAAAAATAGCAATGGCGATGCTCTTGTGAAAGCTAATGATGGTAACTGGTATAAAGCAGGTGATGTTACTGATGGTAAAGCGAATCCAAATGTAGAGAAACAGGTTGTAGATGGAACTAAATCAGGTACAGGTGGTTTGTTAGACTTAGCAAATTCAACCAATACCAATGCAGTTACCGTAGCCGATCTGAAAGATATGGGTTGGGTAGTTGGAGCACCACAGACAGAAGGTGGATATACCGATCAAGTTCGTAATGCAAATAAAGTTGATTTTATTGGCGAAGGTTTAGCGAAAGTTACGGGTAAAACTAATGCGACGACGGGTGTTCGTGAAATTACTGTGTCAGTAAATGTAGGCGATGTTATTACAAGCGAAGTATCAAAAGATGGTAATAAGCTTGTTAATGTAGGGGATAAATACTATAACCCAGCAGACATTGATACAGAGACAGGTAAACCAAAAGCAGATGCAGCACCGGTAGCAATCAAACAGGGTGATAAATTCTATGCACCAGACCAATTTAAGGCTGATGGTACATTGAAAGAGAATCCGCAAGAAGTTGCTGGAGTAACTGAAAATAAAAATGCGGGAGCAGGTTTAGTTACAGGTAACCAAGTGGCTGATGCGATTCAACGTTCAGGTTTTGTAGTTGGTAAGCAAAATAAATTACTTGCAGCGGACGACTTCAAAAATGAAGATGAGCGTGTAAACCCAGACGATAATTTACGTTTTGCGAATGGTAAAAATACCGATGTGAAATTGGCAACGAAAGCGGCAGTAGATGCGTCAGGTAAGGTAGTTACAGAGACAACGGTTAAAGTGGATGTAGATTTACCAATCGACTTTAAATATACCGATGCAACAGGTAAAGAGTACGTAAAAGCGAATGACGGCAAATTCTATGAGAAAGATGCAGTTAATCCAGACGGTACTTTAGTGCCAGCAGCAGAAGGCCAGCCAGCGCCAACGGCATTATCTAATGAAGATGTGAGCAAGCTAAATAAAGGTGCGCAGTTAACAAACGGTATGAATGAAAACGGCAAACCAAATGCGGCTTACGATGTTCAAGATGCAGTTGAAAAAGCAGCGGAAAAAGCAGTTAAAGATACTTTAGCGGCAAATCCAAATGCAACGCCGGCAGAATTAGCTGAAGCAGTTTCAAAAGCGAAAGGTGAAGCGATTAAAGCAAATCCTGAAGCGAAAGATACAATTACAGCAGGAACAGGCGGAGTAACGTTAGATAACGTAGCGTGGGCAACTAAACCAGATCAAGCAGTGAATAAAGATCAATTAGATCAAACTGTGAATAAATCAGGTTTCTTTGTGAAACAAAACGGTACATCAACGCTAGACGCTAACAAAGGTGCAACGGAAGATGCGAAAACAGAAAAAGTAACGCCAAATGATGTTGTGAACTTTGTAAATGGTGGAAATACTGTTGCGAAAGCGGTAACGAAACGTGATGAACAAACAGGTCAAGATGTTACTAATGTAACATATAACGTAGTTGGTTTACCGGTTCAATACACAGCAGCGGATGGTACACCGGTCGCGAAAGTAGGCGATAAGTTCTACAAAGTTGGTGAAGATGGCAATCCAACCGAAATGGAAGTTGCTCCAGCAAACTTAGTTGCGAATATGATTAACCCAGCGGCTAAACCAAATGAAATGGGTGCGCCAACGAAATTAGGTAATGTTGCTGATGGTGATATCTCATCTGGTAGCCATAATGCTGTAAATGGTAATCAGTTATTTAACTATGTTAATGTGAATGGTGTTGCTGCAACAAAACCAGATGGTAAAGTTAACTTTGTAAATGGTGATGGTACAACTGTATCAACAAATGAGGCAGGGAACATTACTTACAATGTGAACACTACTACATTTGGTACAGAGCCAAATGGCGTAGAAGCTGATGGTAAAGTTGCCGCTCCAACAGATCCAAATGCATTTGTGAAAGCAGGTGATATTGCGAAAGCGATCAATAATTCAGGATTTAACTTGGATGTGAAAGCAGAAGCAGGATCAACAGGTAAAGTTGTTGCTAATGATAATGCACCAAAACGTATTACAGCAGGCAACCACGTTAATGTTGTTGCGGGCAATAACATTGAAATTAAACGCTCTGGTTCTGATGTTACTGTTGCAACTTCAGCAAATCCAATTTTCGAAAGCGTTCAATTAGGTAAAGCTGATGCAAATGGTGTTGTAACAGGACCTAAACTTAGCACAACGGATGGAACAGATATTAAAGTAAGTCAAGCAGATGGTAAAACGCCTGCTCGTATTACAAATGTTGCTCCAGGCCATAAAGATACCGATGCGGTTAATGTTAGCCAGTTGAAAGGTGTTGCGAATAACTTAAGCAACCGTATCAACCGTAATAACAAAAATAACCGTGCAGGGATTGCAGGTGCAAATGCGGCAGCTGGCTTACCACAAGTTTACATTCCAGGTAAATCAATGGTGGCAGCAGCAGCAGGTTCATTCAAAGGTCAAAGTGCGGTTGCAGTGGGCTACTCACGTGCAAGCGATAACGGTAAGCTTATCTTGAAACTTCAAGGTAATGCGAATACCCAAGGTGACATTGGTGGATCAATTGGTGTAGGTTACCAATGGTAATAGCGATAAGCTAATACTAGTCTTATAGACGATTGTTGATAAAACGCCCTTCTTCGGAAGGGCGTTTTTTTATTTATTATTTTCGTAGTAAGAAAATATAATGAATATAAAAGGAGAATAGAGAGTATGAAATCTATTTTTACCGTGATGAAGTAGTAAATTTGAAGTTAAAAGGGGATAACAAGCGGTAAGATAACCGCTTTATTTTACGTTGATTAGTTATTGTAATAGGCTGGCTAGAGCCAATGCTTTACGTTCGATTTCTTGCCATTCGGATTGAGCTTGGGAATCCTCAACAATACCTGCACCTGCATAGAATGTAATCTGATTATTTGAAACTAGTCCTGAGCGTAGCGCTACACAAAATTCTGAGGAATGTTGGGAAAAAGATCCAAACGCAGCGGCATACCAACCACGAGTAAAACCTTCGTTATAAGAAATAAAGGCTAAAGCCTTTGAACGAGGTAAGCCAGCAACAGCAGCTGTTGGGTGAATACGAGTTAAGCAATCGGCATCATTTATGGTTGGGTGTAATGTGGCTTGAATTTTACGGCGTAAATGTTGCACATTATGAAGTTTCTTAATCTCAATCTCATTGATAGAGATGTCATCACAACAATCTTGTAAATGTTGCTGTATATCATCTACCACAAGCTGGTTTTCGTGAATATTTTTCTTATCGTTCAGTAGCCATAGACGGTTATGTTCAGTTTGATTGAGATCTTGGGTAACAGCGACTGTTCCAGCTAATGCTTCTGTTTGTAGCTGTCTGCCATTACGTTGGTAAAGACACTCTGGGCTTGAGCCAATAAATGTGGAATTGGCGTTTTCAGCCCATAAAAAATGGTAACACCCAGTATTTTTTTGTTGGCTAGCCGTAAGTAGATCATAGGCAGAGATAGGTTCTTCAACAGTCAGTGTTGTGGCGTTAGCGAGTACAACTTTACAGAATTGTTGCTGTTTGATCGCTTGAATTGCATTTTGGAGCAAATCTTCCCAACGAGGAAAATCGCTGACTTTGTTACTTGATAAGATATGTGTTGGGAAAATTGAATGTACATTGCTACAGTATTCTAATTGATCTATTAGCTCAATGTACTTACTTTTTTCTTGTGGATTAACGTATAGGCAAGCGGTTAGTTGATCGCTTTTTTTTGTCAAAACTAAACGAGGCAGAATGAAATGGCATTGCCCTTCAAATTTAATACCACCAAAAAGGCGAAAACCAGTTTGTTGGCTGAAATGTTGAGCGTGGCTAATTTCATCAAATTGGATGACTGTGCCGATAGTCGCAAAGGTAAGTTGTTGATCTCGGCTTTGCCAAAAATATTGCGGAAAAGTGCTTTGTCCTTTTAACCAGCTCAGTAGATTGATTTCTAAATTACGGTTTTCTAAGGTTACTTTAGCCTTGAGTTCAATTAGTCCAGCTTGTTCATTGGGAAGCCGATCTAATTGTTGGCTAAGTTTTTGTTTTAATTCAGTAAAAAGGGACATTTGCAAAATTCCTGCCGAATTTAACCGCTTGTATTAAAAAATAGAGTTATTTTAGCCTATTTCCCCTTTTTTTTCCTAGTAAATCAGAGTAGAGTAAAGTTTTTTGCATAAAATAATTACAATTAGGAAGATGAAATGGAGCGATTTACAAAAACTGATAAGTTAGCGAATGTACGTTATGATATTCGAGGTCCAATTCATAAAGAGGCAATTCGTCTTGAGGAAGAGGGGCATAAAATTTTAAAATTAAACATTGGTAACCCAGCGCCTTTTGGATTCGATGCACCTGCAGAAATTTTGGTTGATGTTATTCGTAATTTGCCAACAGCACAAGGCTATTGTGATTCCAAAGGATTGTATTCTGCCCGTAAAGCGATTGTGCAGTATTATCAGCTTAAAGGGTTGCTAGATATTGATGTAAATGACGTTTATATTGGTAATGGGGTTTCTGAGCTGATTACAATGTCAATGCAGGCTTTGCTCAATGAGGGAGATGAAATTTTAATTCCAGCTCCTGATTACCCACTTTGGACAGCCGCTTCAACCCTGGCAGGGGGTAAAGCTGTACATTATCTTTGTGATGAAGATAATGGCTGGTTTCCTGATTTAGATGATATACGGTCTAAAATTACTCCTAAAACAAAAGCGATTTTAGTGATTAACCCAAATAATCCAACAGGGGCAGTATATAGCCGACAATTACTGTTAGATATTGCTCAGATTGCCCGTGAACATAATTTGATGTTGTTATCTGATGAAATATACGAAAAAATTGTGTATGACGGCGCTGTTCATCATCACCTTGCAGCATTAGCCCCAGATTTATTAACGGTAACTTATAATGGATTATCGAAAGCCTATCGGGTGGCAGGATTTCGTCAGGGTTGGATGGTGTTAAATGGACCAAAGCATCAAGCAAAAGGATTTATTGATGGTTTAGACACACTTTCTTCTATGCGATTATGTGCGAATACGCCAATGCAACACGCTATACAGACAGCATTGGGTGGCTATCAAAGTATCAATGAATTTATTTTACCTGGTGGGCGGTTATTAGAGCAACGTAACAAAGCCTATGAATTGATTACGCAAATTCCAGGCATTAGTTGTGTTAAACCAATGGGCGCAATGTATATGTTCCCGAAAATTGATACAGAAATGTATGGTATTACAAATGATCAGCAGTTCATTTTAGATTTGTTACAACAGGAACGAGTGCTATTAGTGCAAGGTTCAGGGTTTAATTGGCCAAAACCTGATCATTTCCGTGTGGTAACATTGCCTCACGTTGATCAGCTAGAAGAAGCGATGAGTCGATTAGCGAAATTCTTACAAACCTATTCGCAGAAATAGCCGTAGCAAAGTGGTGAGCGAGAGTAAGAAAGAATATATAAGGGGCTTAGCTTACCACTAAGCTTCTTTTTTATTATAAATTTATGTAGGTATTTTAGATACGATATGTGTAAAGTGATGGGTGAATGAGAGAGCAAAAAATAGGTGGTCCAATGATTAGAGGCGTTGTATTTGCTATATTGTCAAATATATTATTTGGCACAGGTTACTATTTTGCGGTATTGCTACTGCCTCTTGATGATATGGGAATGTTCGGTTTACGAGTAATTGTTTTAATTCCATTGATTTTATTGGTTATATTTATTTTTTCTCAGCAAAAAGATTTTAATGACCTTTGGCAAAAAATTGTCAAGAAGCCACCGCTTGTTTTGATTATTTTATTACTTGCAATGAATGTCGGCGTACAATTATGGCTTTTCATATATGCCCCAAATAATGGGCAGGCTTTGCCTGTTTCAATTGGTTATTTACTGTTGCCAATTGTTGCGTCCGCTTTAGGCAAACTTGTTTTTAAAGAGCATTTCACGCCATTAAAGTGGGGAGCATTACTGTTTGCAGCCATTGGCGTAGCTGTTAATTTAATCTTAACAAATAGCATTTCGTGGGCGACTTTTATTGCAGCATTTGGTTACCCTATTTATATTGTTTTACGCCGTTATTTTGATATAAATAGCCTTGCAACATTAGTGGTTGAGCTATGTTTATGTTTGCCTGTTGCTGTTTATTATGTTGCACAGTCAGATCTTACCTTTGTACAACAACAGAACCCCTACTTTTATGGTTACTTAATCCTATTTGGATTAGTCAATTGTATTGCATTTATTAGTTATATCCGATCCAGTAACTTACTTCCTGTCAATGTGCTAGGGCTATTAGGCTATTTTGAACCCTTAGTAATGCTAATCATCTCATTTTTAATTGGTGAAATATTAGATGCTAAATCATATCTGTTAATGATTTGTCTTAGCTTATCGATTGTTTTATTGATTTGGGATAGTTTGAATAAAGGTGAAATAAAATCTTGATGAATTTTGTTAGAGTGGCATTACCAGTACCATTGGCACGTTATTTTGATTACATTCTGCCAGAAGGTGTTCAAGCAGAAAAAGGCGTTCGAGTTAGCGTTCCTTTTGGTAAACAACATAAAATTGGGATTGTGATTGATCTTACCTCTACCAGCGATATTCCAGCTGAAAAATTGAAAGAAGTAAAAGCGGTATTAGATGATCGTTCTATTTTTGATGATGAAATGTGGCAGCTGCTTGAATGGGCAAGCCATTATTATCACGCACCTTTTGGTGAAGTATTACATAGTGCTTTGCCTGTCAAATTACGTCAAGGAGCAAGTTGTGAGCGTTCTGTTCCTTTACGTTTCCAAATCACTGAACAGGGGAAAAATGCGTTAGCAAGCGGTCAGTTAAAGGGAGCAAAAAAACAGCAAGCGTTATTATCAGATCTCAGCCAATTGGACACTTTTTTTGACAAAGTAACCGCTTGTAGTCCTACAGTTTGGAAAGGGCTTATAGATAAAGGTTATATTGTAGGGATAGAGCAGAACTTTGTTGTACAGCCGTGGCAGGAAAAATTGGTAGATAAGCCGATTTGTAATACACAAAACCGTCTAGTATTGAATAAGCAACAAAGTTTAGTAGTCAGCCGGCTAAATTGCGAGTCCCATTTTGAAGCTTTTTTGCTGAATGGTGTAACAGGATCGGGGAAAACAGAAGTTTATTTGCAAGTAATAGAGCAGGTTTTAGAGCGTAATCAGCAGGTGCTAGTTCTCGTCCCAGAAATTGGGCTAACCCCACAAACTATTCAGCGTTTCAATGCTCGTTTTAATGTTGAGATTGATGTGCTACATTCTAATTTAAACGATAGTGAACGGCTCAATGTATGGCTTCGTGCAAAAAATGGAGAAAGTGCGATCGTAATTGGTACACGCTCGGCACTATTTACACAATTTCACCAACTAGGGCTGATCATTATTGATGAAGAACACGATAATTCCTTTAAACAACAAGATGGTTGGCGTTATCACGCCCGTGATTTAGCAGTATTGCGGGCGAAAAATCGCGATATTCCAATTATTTTAGGATCAGCTACGCCCAGTTTA
This portion of the Vespertiliibacter pulmonis genome encodes:
- a CDS encoding isochorismate synthase, producing MSLFTELKQKLSQQLDRLPNEQAGLIELKAKVTLENRNLEINLLSWLKGQSTFPQYFWQSRDQQLTFATIGTVIQFDEISHAQHFSQQTGFRLFGGIKFEGQCHFILPRLVLTKKSDQLTACLYVNPQEKSKYIELIDQLEYCSNVHSIFPTHILSSNKVSDFPRWEDLLQNAIQAIKQQQFCKVVLANATTLTVEEPISAYDLLTASQQKNTGCYHFLWAENANSTFIGSSPECLYQRNGRQLQTEALAGTVAVTQDLNQTEHNRLWLLNDKKNIHENQLVVDDIQQHLQDCCDDISINEIEIKKLHNVQHLRRKIQATLHPTINDADCLTRIHPTAAVAGLPRSKALAFISYNEGFTRGWYAAAFGSFSQHSSEFCVALRSGLVSNNQITFYAGAGIVEDSQAQSEWQEIERKALALASLLQ
- the rarD gene encoding EamA family transporter RarD, encoding MIRGVVFAILSNILFGTGYYFAVLLLPLDDMGMFGLRVIVLIPLILLVIFIFSQQKDFNDLWQKIVKKPPLVLIILLLAMNVGVQLWLFIYAPNNGQALPVSIGYLLLPIVASALGKLVFKEHFTPLKWGALLFAAIGVAVNLILTNSISWATFIAAFGYPIYIVLRRYFDINSLATLVVELCLCLPVAVYYVAQSDLTFVQQQNPYFYGYLILFGLVNCIAFISYIRSSNLLPVNVLGLLGYFEPLVMLIISFLIGEILDAKSYLLMICLSLSIVLLIWDSLNKGEIKS
- a CDS encoding pyridoxal phosphate-dependent aminotransferase codes for the protein MERFTKTDKLANVRYDIRGPIHKEAIRLEEEGHKILKLNIGNPAPFGFDAPAEILVDVIRNLPTAQGYCDSKGLYSARKAIVQYYQLKGLLDIDVNDVYIGNGVSELITMSMQALLNEGDEILIPAPDYPLWTAASTLAGGKAVHYLCDEDNGWFPDLDDIRSKITPKTKAILVINPNNPTGAVYSRQLLLDIAQIAREHNLMLLSDEIYEKIVYDGAVHHHLAALAPDLLTVTYNGLSKAYRVAGFRQGWMVLNGPKHQAKGFIDGLDTLSSMRLCANTPMQHAIQTALGGYQSINEFILPGGRLLEQRNKAYELITQIPGISCVKPMGAMYMFPKIDTEMYGITNDQQFILDLLQQERVLLVQGSGFNWPKPDHFRVVTLPHVDQLEEAMSRLAKFLQTYSQK